ttgataatatactgctcaaaaaaataatgggactacttaaacaacacatcctagatctgaatgaaagaaataactttattaaatacttttttctttacatagttgaatgtgctgacaacaaaatcacacaaaaataatcaatggaaatccaatttatcaacccatggaggtctggatttggagtcacactcaaaattaaagtggaaaaccacactacaggctcatccaactttgatgtaatgtccttaaaacaagtcaaaatgaggctcagtagtgtgtgtggcctccacgtgcctgtatgacctccctacaacgcctgggcatgctcctgatgaggtggcggatggtctcctgggggatctcctcccagacctggactaaaccatccgccaactcctggacagtctgtggtgcaatgtggcgttggtggatggagcgagacatgatgtcccagatgtgctcaattggattcaggtctggggaatgggcgggccagtccatagcatcaatgccttcctcttgcaggaactgctgacacactccagccacatgaggtctagcattgtcttgcattaggaggaacccagggccaaccgcaccagcatatggtctcacaaggggtctgaggatctcatctcggtacctaatggcagtcaggctacctctggcgagcacatggagggctgtgcggccccccaaagaaatgccaccccaacaccatgactgacctaccgccaaaccggtcatgctggaggatgttgcaggcagcagaacgttctccacggcgtctccagaccctgtcacgtctgtcacttgctcagtgtgaacctgctttcatctgtgaagagcacagggcgccagtggtgaatttgccaatcttggtgttctctggcaaatgccaaacgtcctgcacggtgttgggctgtaagcacaacccccacctgtggacgtcgggccctcataccaccctcatggagtctgtttttgaccatttgagcagacacatgcacatttgtggcctgctggaggtcattttgcagggctctggcagtgcttctcctgctcctccttgcacaaaggcggaggtagcggtcctgctgctgggttgttgccctcctacggcctcctccacgtctcctgatgtactggcctgtctcctggtagcgcctccatgctctggacactacgctgacagacacagcaaaccttcttgccacagctcgcattgatgtgccatcctggatgagctgcactacctgagccacttctgtgggttgtagactccgtctcatgctatcactagagtgaaagcaccgccagcattcaaaagtgaccaaaacatcagccaggaagcataggaactgagaagtggtctatggtccccacctgcagaaccactcctttattgggggtgtcttgctaattgcctataatttccacctgttgtctattccatttgcacaacagcatgtgaaatgtattgtcaatcagtgttgcttcctaagtggacagtttgatttcacagaagtgtgattgacttggagttacattgtgttgtttaagtgttccctttattattttgagcagtgtatatagcttCATCACTAACCTTTGAGGGCACCATGTATGACGTAGGCCCCAAGTATTGCCAAACAGATTAGTAGCAGCCCTATCAGGAGAGTCAGGAGCCATCGGTTCCGTGGTGCTATAGGGGAAGTCAGTCTGATTATATACAGCTGTGGATCAATGCCTCATAATCCATCATTGTATCCATTATTTCTGCCAAATATCCTCTTTAGCTAATTTAGCACTAATCTCTATGCTGCGCGTTATAGAGACACAGATTAACCAAAGAGCTAACCTGTTAATAATCCAGTAAATTTCACTCTTagtaaaaagggttccaaaagggttctttgcctTTCTCCATAGGAGAACCATGGGTTCTGCAAAGGGTTCTCATATGTGGACAGCAAATGAACCCTTTTAGTttgtagatagcaccttttttctaagagtgtgggtCAGTTACATTAATGAATTGATGACCATTTAACCAATCCTTAGTACAGCCAAATACAGCATACAACCAGTTTAGAACTATAGGTAAAATGTAACATATTGACCATATTGGGTGAAATGCGTACTTGCAAATGGACACAAGGGATCCAGCTTTGTATCCATCCCCTGTACTTTCATCTAGACAACAAGAAGCAGTGCGGTGTCAGGCATAAACACTTACAGTACTGCATTTCAGATTAAGTACAGGCTCACAATTTCATTCAAACAGTGCACTCTGTCCACAGGTCAGTGGAGAAGTGTTTACCTGGACACACAGAGCAGGATGAGGGTTCACATTGATGAACACTCCTCTTTTCTGAAAAAACAACTGAAACAGAAACTCAACAGTCATGTTCAGTAAGGTCCTCAGTAAGGTCAAAGGTGAAGGGTAAGTCAACCTCACACGGTAGGCCTTACCCAGTGTCCGTGGAGAGTGCGCGTCCACCCggcatgtgtgtgcttgtgcatcCTCTGCCTGGAGCCCTTCAACTCCTCGCAATGCCCCCCCGCTGAGCCCTTTCTACACAGCCACAGTTCCCCCTCCAGGCGACAGGGGGCAGTCACGTTCCAACTCAGCACTGTGCCGTTCCCCACGTTCATCTGAGCCTCCTCCACTGACACGGACACGTTGTTGTCCCACATTCTTCTGAAAAGCTCTGAGAGAAGAATGGAGACATTTGGGTGTTACAATAACAAACGTTTCCAGTCCAGAGTCAAGAGTTCTGCGGTAGGGAAGGAATCTGATTGAACCCCTTACCTTTGTTGTTCATGAAAGGGCAGATCTCTCTGCGTAGATTCTGTCCCTTCCACCAAACCTGTTGTAAAGCAACATATAAGGAATGTGCACAAGTGACTCCTGCATGACAATGACCATGAATCTTCAATTCAGCATTGGAAACAAGTTGTTCCTCAGATTCGGTATGCTGAGCTGCAGAAAAATCAAGCAATGTTTACCTGAAAGCACAGACAGGGCGCTATAGACCTCAAAGGAATGCtcatctctctctggctctgaaaGAAGAAGAAAGGGCGTGAGAAAGAGGTGACAGTGAGTAAGGAGGTCACAGCTTGACCTTGTAAAAAATGTGTGCATTACAAGCTAATGATGAGAGCATTCTTTAGACATACTGACCCAATTCTGGTAtctgcaaggctctccagtccCGAACATCTGGCACATGCCCATGTCACTGGTCGGTGTCTTGTTAGAACTGTCCAGTTGGAGCACAGCCACACCTCTCTTCTTATCAATCACAGCTCTGAGCTTGGGCACTGAGACAtatagaaccagtcaaaagtttggacacacctattcattcaaatgtttttctttatttttactattttctacattgtagaataatcaaaactatgaaataacgcatatggaatcatgtagtaaccaaaaagtgtaaaacaaatcaaaatatattttatatctgagattcttcaaagtagccaccctttgccttgatgacacaagcttggtattctctcaaccagcttcatgaggtagtcaactggaatgcatttacATTAACAAGTGTGTcttgataaaagttaatttgtgaaatttctttccttcttaatgggtttgagccaatcagttgtgttatgaaaaggtaggggtggtatacagaagatagccctatttggtaaaagaccaagtccatattatggcaagaacagctcaaataagcaaagtgaaatgacagtccatcatcagACCgaaacaggaaaggaagacccagagttacctctgctgcagaggataagttcattagagttaccagcctcagaaatagcagcccaaataaatacttcacagggttcaagtaacagacatatctcaacatcaactattcagaggagactgcgtgaatcaggccttcgtggtcgaattcctgcaaagaaacaactactaaaggacaccaataagaagaagagacttgcttgggccaagaaacacgagcaatggacatttaaccgatggaaatctgtcctttggtcttatgagtccaaattggagatgttcggttccaaccgccgtgtctttgtgagacgcagagtaggtgaacggatgatctccgcatgtgtggtttccaccgtgaagcatggaggaggaggtgtgatggtgggggtgctttgctggtgacactgtctgtgatttatttagaattcaaggtacacttaaccagcatggctaccacagcattctgcagcaatacgccatcccatctggtttgggcttaatgggactatcatttgttttcaacaggacaatgaccaaacacacctccaggctgtgtaagggctatttgaccaagaaggagagtgatggagtgctgcgtcacatgacctggcctccacaatcacccaacctcaaaccaattgagatagtttgggatgagttgaaccacagagtgaaggaaaagcagccaacaagtgctcagcgtatgtaggaactccttcgagaatgatggaaaagcattccaggtgaagctggttgagagactaccaagagtgtgcaaagctgtcatcaaggcaaagggttgctactttgaagaatctcaaatgtattttgatttgtttaacgctttttttggttactacatggttccatatgtgttatttcatagttttgatgtcttcactattattctacaatgtagaaaatagtaaatataaagaaaaacccttgaatgagtaggtgtgtccaaacttttgactggtgctgtatatcaAATGTCAATCAATAAGAGATGTAAAGGTTTAAACTAAAGcaggtacagtataatactatggGGATGCAGGGTTGCATTTCAAATTACAGTGACTCACCATCACATTCTTTCACAACACTATCTAGGTCTGGGGAACAAACTAAGAGATAgcaacggggagagagagagagagaaagagagagaagagagagagagagagagagagagagagagagagagagagagagagagagagagagagagagggtagtcaAAATACATGATCTGAGGAATGTACACTACGAGTCAAAAGTTTTGGAACACCTAATCattaaaggtttttctttatttgtactattttctacattgtagaataatagtgaagacatcaaactatgaaaaaacacatatggaatcatgtagtaaccaaaaaagtgttaagcaaatcaaagtatattttaaatttgagattcttcaaatagccaccctttgctttgatgacagctttgcacactcttggcattctctcaaacagcttcatgaggtagtcacctagaatgcatttaaattaacaggtgtgccttcttaaaagttaacttgaggaatttctttccttcttaatgcgttttaaccaatcagttgtgttgtgacaagctaggggtgttatacagaagatagatgtatttgctaaaagaccaagtccatattatggcaagagcaggtcaaataagcaaagagaaatgacagtccatccttactttaagacatgaaggtcagtcaatatggaacatttcaagtttGTTCAAGggcagtcgcaaaaccatcaagcgctatgatgaaactggctctcatgagcacTGCCAcaagaatggaagacccagagttacctctgctgtggaggataagttcattagagttaccagcctcagaaatgagGAATTAACTGCAGctcagattgcagtccaaataaatgcttcacagagttcaagtattagacacatctcaacatcaactgttcagaggagactgcgtgaatcaggccttcatggtcgaattgctgcaaagaaaccactactaaaggacaccaataagaagaatagacttgctttggccaagaaacacgagcaatagacattagaccagtggaaatctgtcctttggtctgatgagtccaaattggagatggtTCCgatcgccgtgtctttgtgagacgcggtgtgtgtgaacggatgatctccgcatgtgtggttcccaccgtgaagcatggaggaagaggtgtgatggtggggattgctttgctggtgacactgtctgtgatttatttagaatttaaggcaccacagcaccacagcattctgcagcgatgcgccatcccatctggtttgggcttagtgggactatcatttgtttttcaacaggacaatgacccaaaacacacctccaggctgtgtaaggactattttaccaagaagaagagtgatggagtgctgcatcagatgacctggcctccacaatcccccaacctcaacccaattgagatggtttgggatgactcggaccgcagagtgaaggaaaagcacccaacaagtgctcagcatatgtgggaactccttcaagactgttgggaaagcattccaggtgaagctggttgagagactaccaagagtgtgcaaagttgtcattaaggcaaagggtggctattggaagaatctcaaatatgaaatatattttgatttgctaaacacttttttggttactacatgatcccatatgtgttatttcatagttttgatgtcttcactattattctacaatgtagaaaatagtaaaaaattaagaaaaacccttgaatgagtaggtgttctataagttttgaccggtagtgtatgcatATCAATAACATCTTTATAGTACAGCTATGGTATTGTGGTATAAAGAATGCCACTTACCATCTTCTAAGGAGGGGATAGTGGTGGTAACTGAGGTATTTAATGCGTGGACATTGACTGGACTTCCATATTGTACTGGCTCTGGCTCCAACAATAAGGACAGCCTCAGCTACGGAAGTCAAACATGAACCTATTACATGCTAGGCTATATGTTCTGTCAACTAAACAACCCTAGCAGTGGCCAAAGTTACCCAAAATAACCCTAACATTTTTAATAGACAACAGTTTAATGAGAGGCGATAAAGGGAATGTGTACCTCAGGGGGGTGCTGGTCCCCCAGAGCTGAATGGATCAATGTAAATGTCACTTCTTTGCAGCGATTCAAAATGTTTGGGTAGCTGTAACACACGGTTACAGAAGCTGCTAGGAGAGACAACAAAGCAAGTTATTTACCATGGGAAAGTGCAAAAGACACATGAACAGTCAACCACAAGTTTAGATTGAGTGACTTTCATTTATTTTACTTGGCCGACTTGTACGCCcaaggagtgtgtgtgggtgtgttttctctcttttGACACACTATTTTTGATGACCTGTTGTGCTGCGTGGCATCCCTAGGAGACTCTCTTCTCTTAATTCCTTCTGGTTAGAGCTGTCATCTTCGTCACCGTAGTCACCAGACACTTCCTGGTCCTCATTCTTATCTGGAACAGCAGAAACAGCAACAACATGTAATGTGCTGAGAACAGCAGAAACAGCATCAACAAATGTGAACAGCAAGAGTTAAGAATAACCTGCAAAAGCCCCACAACCTATCAATACAACCTATCAATAGAACCTATCAATACATCAATACAACCTATCAATACAACCTATCAATACATCAATACAACCTATCAATACAACCTATCAATACATCAATACAACCTATCAATACAACCTATCAATACAATCCTGCTGTAGGTATGGCATGCTCCTGTCCCAGGCACAGTGACTTCCTGTTGGAGTCAAGGTTAGTTGTGTAGTTCGGGATAGTGATATGGTAGACTATGGACCAAAGACTGTGGAATAGCATCCAGACATCACAGTTGCCTATGATGATAGTGTCTGCTGCAGCTGAATGGTTGAAGCCGTAGGGCTACCTTTGATTGTGAAGAAGACTGTGACTCGCAGGCAGGGTTTGCAGTATTGGCCGTTGATGCAACACAGAAACACGCTGAGCTCCAGCCGGCTAACTTTCACAGGACCCTTCATGCCAGGAAGGGCAACATCTAAGATGCAGAAGGGGCAGAgaaatcaagagagagagagagagagagagagagagagagagagagagagagagagagagagagagagagagagagagagcacatcgttacaacactgaatATATACACAATATGATATTTGTAATGTCttcattcttttggaacttctgtgagtgtaatgtttactgttaatttttattgtttatttcacttttatatattatctacttcacttgctttggcaatgttaacatgtttcccataccaataaagacccttgaattgaattgaattgaattgaaagagcgagagagagagagagagagagagaaacagagagagagagacaaaggaagcGGGAAGGATTAACCTATCACAATGTCATGATAAGTGTTCTAATATATTTTGGCTTATAATGGACTATATATGGTGCTTTGTATGGTCTCACCTTTTACACTGCAGTCAGTCAGGCCCTAAGGAAAAAGCACAGAGAGAGTGATTTCCTACAACATACCAGACCAGACATCTGATTGTGTAATTATTATTTAAATACATAGTAATACTTCCACTTAATATACGTGACACATGCTCTTCCGTTTAACTGCTCTAATTGTAATACAACTACACTAGAGGTCAATTCTCATGACCTTGCTCCCAGAACCGTATTCTTGGAAATGGTCAACAGCAGTGGAGATGGAACACTCAAGCCCTAGGATTGGGTGTCACGCTCTGGCCTGGTCATGAATACATAATGAGCATTAAAACtttgatgtgtctgtgtgtgctacaGTACAGACTGAGGTACATCACATCTGTCAATCAAAACATAAATCTGCTCACTCAAACTGATCAAGTGTTTAACCAGCGCTGACCCATTcccgttttccacattttgttatgttaacccttgttctaaaatggattagaaaaaaatgtaaatcctcatccatctacacacaataccccacaatgacaaagtgaaaacagaaataccttgtttacagttgaagtctgaagtttatatacaccttagccaaatacatttaaactcagtttttcacaattcaagacattttatcctagtaaaaattccctgtcttaggtcagctaggatcaccactttacttaaagaatgtgaaatgtcagaataatagtagagagaatgatttatttcagcttttatttctttcatc
The DNA window shown above is from Salmo salar chromosome ssa13, Ssal_v3.1, whole genome shotgun sequence and carries:
- the LOC106566621 gene encoding LOW QUALITY PROTEIN: interleukin-17 receptor C-like (The sequence of the model RefSeq protein was modified relative to this genomic sequence to represent the inferred CDS: inserted 1 base in 1 codon), whose amino-acid sequence is MARLFPCTHFVLLLLLQLRSPSAGALEMIDGAHRLTCDQGLTDCSVKDVALPGMKGPVKVSRLELSVFLCCINGQYCKPCLRVTVFFTIKDKNEDQEVSGDYGDEDDSSNQKELREESLLGMPRSTTAASVTVCYSYPNILNRCKEVTFTLIHSALGDQHPPELRLSLLLEPEPVQYGSPVNVHALNTSVTTTIPSLEDVCSPDLDSVVKECDVPKLRAVIDKKRGVAVLQLDSSNKTPTSDMGMCQMFGTGEPCRYQNWSQREMSIPLRSIAPCLCFQVWWKGQNLRREICPFMNNKELFRRMWDNNVSVSVEEAQMNVGNGTVLSWNVTAPCRLEGELWLCRKGSAGGHCEELKGSRQRMHKHTHAGWTRTLHGHWLFFQKRGVFINVNPHPALCVQMKVQGMDTKLDPLCPFATPRNRWLLTLLIGLLLICLAILGAYVIHGALKGYVWRWLKDEDIKGAVGGGHIVLLYPPDNDQAVLGLVCRLGLSLSSLGFSVSLDLWSQAELSVLGPVPWLHSRLDRLQRQGGKVVLVLTQAAWERAEEWGSRGSRGSRGWERDTLWGRGCDEDGESAVGCRSPYSDVFSASLSCILADYLQGRAGERFTLVQFESLPPGSCRPLPELFRGLPLFSLPSQSLGFLTELALGRGRGAASGRRRRAGGLRAASRALAGGLRGFVGGSAMLLLAGLPQDCVGAGVEDPWESVPLQPCLTTPPSSPDTXPKTSGMDWV